The Deinococcus aquiradiocola genome includes a window with the following:
- a CDS encoding HAD family hydrolase, whose protein sequence is MIRLIATDLDGTLLRSDRTVSARTRAALDAARRAGLHVVPVTARQPRSLREGIADAAGFAEWALCGNGAHGLHLTTGETLFEAHVNVAAQSRLARALLERRPEVRFASVRQGGEVFVAQYGYAALAAFTDHHRHPHEMGAHPLDAVLAEPSLKFIARSPRLAPPDLLGEIHALGLDGFTVTHSGAPFVEVLAAGVHKAWGVARLCERLGVARTEVLAFGDAPNDAQMLAWAGRGVAMANAEREALDAADEVTLGNDEDGVAVTVEALLRAQA, encoded by the coding sequence ATGATCCGCCTGATCGCGACGGACCTCGACGGGACGCTGCTGCGGAGCGACCGTACCGTCAGCGCGCGCACGCGGGCCGCGCTGGACGCCGCGCGCCGGGCGGGCCTGCACGTGGTGCCGGTCACGGCGAGGCAGCCGCGCAGCCTGCGCGAGGGGATCGCGGACGCGGCGGGCTTCGCGGAGTGGGCGCTGTGCGGGAACGGCGCGCACGGCCTGCACCTCACGACCGGCGAGACGCTGTTCGAGGCGCACGTGAACGTGGCGGCCCAGTCGCGGCTGGCGCGCGCGCTGCTGGAGCGGCGACCGGAGGTGAGGTTCGCGAGCGTCCGGCAGGGCGGGGAGGTGTTCGTGGCGCAGTACGGGTACGCGGCGCTCGCGGCGTTCACGGACCACCACCGGCACCCGCACGAGATGGGCGCGCACCCGCTGGACGCCGTGCTGGCTGAGCCGAGCCTGAAGTTCATCGCGCGCAGCCCCCGGCTCGCCCCGCCGGACCTGCTGGGCGAGATTCACGCGCTGGGCCTGGACGGGTTCACGGTCACGCACAGCGGCGCGCCGTTCGTGGAGGTGCTCGCGGCGGGCGTGCACAAGGCGTGGGGCGTGGCGCGGCTGTGCGAGCGGCTCGGCGTGGCGCGCACGGAGGTGCTGGCCTTCGGGGACGCGCCGAATGACGCCCAGATGCTCGCCTGGGCCGGGCGGGGCGTGGCCATGGCGAACGCCGAACGGGAAGCGCTGGACGCGGCGGACGAGGTGACGCTCGGCAACGACGAGGACGGCGTGGCCGTCACCGTCGAGGCGCTGCTGCGCGCGCAGGCATGA
- a CDS encoding Cof-type HAD-IIB family hydrolase: MSALPLLIATDLDGTLLDARGEVSARNAAALRAAQAAGVVVVLVTGRPVRMVLPLARDLRLDGHVICSNGAATHRLPDGRAEDAAGIPPDVLRRVIGTLRAGVPGVTFALEYGDEVIRERALRDAEDSVTDILSAVQERPLLKLIVRSAGEGTHDLNRRINALCGEEVQASSSGATFSEVAAAGVDKGYALSRLCAQLGVPGSRVMAFGDAHNDLPMFAFAGARVAVGNAVPELRAAASAVTAAHDEDGVAVTIEALLGGA; the protein is encoded by the coding sequence GTGAGTGCCCTGCCCCTCCTGATCGCGACGGACCTCGACGGGACGCTGCTGGACGCGCGCGGCGAGGTGAGCGCCCGGAACGCGGCGGCGCTGCGTGCGGCGCAGGCGGCGGGCGTGGTGGTGGTGCTCGTGACGGGCCGCCCGGTGCGGATGGTGCTGCCGCTGGCGCGTGACCTGCGGCTGGACGGGCACGTGATCTGCTCGAACGGGGCGGCCACACACCGCCTGCCGGACGGGCGGGCGGAAGACGCGGCGGGCATCCCTCCGGACGTGCTGCGCCGCGTGATCGGGACGCTGCGGGCGGGCGTGCCGGGCGTGACGTTCGCGCTGGAGTACGGGGACGAGGTGATCCGCGAGCGGGCCCTGCGGGACGCGGAGGACAGCGTGACGGACATCCTGTCGGCCGTGCAGGAGCGGCCGCTGCTGAAGCTGATCGTGCGGAGTGCGGGCGAGGGCACGCACGACCTGAACCGGCGCATCAACGCGCTGTGCGGCGAGGAGGTGCAGGCGTCGTCGTCCGGCGCGACGTTCAGCGAGGTGGCGGCCGCCGGGGTGGACAAGGGGTACGCGCTGTCGCGCCTGTGCGCGCAGCTGGGCGTGCCGGGGAGCAGGGTGATGGCGTTCGGGGACGCGCACAACGACCTGCCGATGTTCGCATTCGCGGGCGCGCGGGTCGCGGTGGGGAACGCCGTGCCGGAACTGCGGGCGGCCGCGTCGGCGGTGACGGCCGCGCACGACGAGGACGGCGTGGCCGTCACCATCGAGGCGCTGCTGGGGGGCGCATGA
- a CDS encoding 4'-phosphopantetheinyl transferase superfamily protein, whose translation MIVAVGHDLIETARIRGLLEREGERFYRLFAPAELEYCARLADPIPSYAARFAAKEAFQKVWPRPHGWRDVWVERPRTPDGPFPYAAPLLGFSAGIAAEMAANGWTAHLSLTHTREHASAVVMLEAR comes from the coding sequence ATGATCGTTGCTGTCGGCCATGACCTGATCGAGACGGCGCGCATCCGGGGCCTGCTGGAGCGGGAGGGTGAGCGGTTCTACCGCCTGTTCGCTCCGGCGGAACTGGAGTACTGCGCGCGGCTCGCGGACCCCATCCCGAGCTACGCGGCGCGGTTCGCGGCGAAGGAGGCCTTCCAGAAGGTCTGGCCGCGCCCGCACGGGTGGCGGGACGTGTGGGTGGAGCGGCCGCGCACGCCGGACGGGCCGTTCCCGTACGCGGCGCCGCTGCTGGGCTTCTCGGCGGGCATCGCGGCCGAGATGGCCGCGAACGGCTGGACGGCGCACCTGTCGCTCACGCACACGCGCGAACACGCATCGGCGGTCGTGATGCTGGAGGCGCGGTGA